The DNA region gttatggcaactgcaggtttatttgcaaattacaaataaaccaaaacaataactttttttgttatggagacataccagttcaataacattttttgttattatgctgctccacctctccgcacaaaataacaaatcttgttattccttcatgattccttctgtgttattggtttgttattgcaataacaacataataacagtttaagttattcttcgaacaaatctttgttattgatttttgttattttaacaactaatccgatcatcccaataacatatttcgatcttctcacaatatcaaaaactgaccttcccaagttatttccgtctgctcgggtcagTGTGtgattttggaattgcaaaaaatgttgtatggaactcgttgcaaaacttgattttttcagcactcttcgtatttatccaactcggtgaacctcgttggataactgtacgactcgtgctgataaaatcctctttttgcaacttgttgcataaactactattgccTGAGTAGTTTGAGCGTTTTCTTTACATTTTTGTTCCATTTGGGCACATATTTTGTGCGAATCACGAGACAACTGAAAGGAGGtcaaacaaactttgtttttgaaaatctggccTTTTTCGAGATTAGTTTAATTTATCAAATATAATTTGCtgctgacaaaataaatttccaaagtaatttttattttcaatttttcgtcTCATTCTTGTCAGAACCACAATTCGGTCTTTCTTCAATCTTAGCTTCTTGACAAACTGACTTCTCGTCCCGAGCTTCGCCATCCTCCTTCCCCTCCTTGGAGTCCTCTTTACAATCCTCTTCCACGCAACTCGGTGGCGGGTTCTTCTTTCTCGTTCCATCGTCCCACGGCTTCACCTCCACGACGTAACAACTCTTGGTGGTCTGCTCGGCCAGGTTTCGATCCTCCAGGGCATTCGGCTGGGGCTGGTACATACACTGCATGGCCATCGCCAGGTTGTAGAAGGTGTAGTTGTGATAGGAGAAGTATTCCGGGTTCTTGTAGGTGCTCTCTTTGGGACACTCGTCCGCGATCGGACCGAGGCCCCTTTCGGTGGGGAGTTGTTCCCGCCAAATTGGCTGGTTTATCTTGCCAAGGGACTCGTAGGATTTGAAGTTTTCCGTTTTGGGACGGTTCCGGGCGGCTGGCTTGGTGGCGTAGAGATTCTGAAGAATTTGAATCAGTTGTATGATTTTGATCTCGCAAGAAATGTTTTAACTTACTTGATAAATTGAAACGGGTggaccaaaagaatattttcttaaaaatctcggAATTGAATTCATATTTGTTAAGATTCTGTCAagattaaaaaactatttaaacatcagcaatctgtgattcacaactaagttgaaaatattttgctagGCAACCAGAAGTCAACCTCTAGAATGTTTCATTCCAGAAATCTCATTTTTCGTTTGGACCTTGAAGAGAGCAGTCGCAAAATTGAAGAACCCCAAAAAAAGTTCCAGCCTTTTAGAAGAACATCCAGCAAGTTTTAAACAAGACCATTCAAAATGTGTGATCCATGCTGTAGCCCCTGTGGCCCTTGTGGTCCGGTCTGTGGTCCGTGTGGCCCTTGTGGACCGGCCTGCGGTCCGTGTGGCCCTTGCGGTCCTTGTGTAAGTATTTCCGGTGTCATTTCTGGCCCATTTAGCTTGTCACTGTTGCATCAGCCAATTATACTTCCGGACCACAGAACTACTCGGCCGGTCAGCTAGCCTGCATGCCTCAGTGCCCAACGGGTGGCCCAGCGCCGACCTGTGGACCCCGCTTCGTGACCGTCCAGCAGCCGCCCCGGCTCGTGGCCCAGAAGAAGGTCATCAACTGCAGCCGTACCGTCATCGACAAGCACGTCCTGCCGCAAACCAAGGCCATCGTGGAACCCAAGTTGATCTACCAACCGAAGACCATCATCGAACCGTGCGTGATCTTCAAGCGACGGATCGTTCCGGAACCCAAGGTCATCTACTACAGTCGGGTCGTGCCTGATCCCAAGGTCGTCTGCTCGCAGCGTGTCATCGTGGAACCGAAGGAGTACTGCACCACGATGGTGTGCCAACCCAAGCCCCAGATCGTGCCCGTTCCGCCAGCCAAGGAATACTGCTGCATGTCCTCTGGGACGACATTCTTCAACAACCCGTGTTGTCCACCTACGCCCGGTCCCATTTGTCCCCCAAAAGCGTGCTGACCCCAAGCAACATTGACAAGCTAGAAGGTCAGTTTCAGAACATCCCACTAAACCAAATTTCCTAACGACTTTTCCCCCTTTCCATTCCAGGCCTGTAAGTGTTACCTCTAACCCAACCCAAACATTCGCTAACACCCCCATTTCAACAGACCCCCTCCGACGCATTCGTTCCGCCATCCGGAATCCAACCCCCCGGCCCAAGATCCCCAAAACCAACTGGTACTGCACCCCGCCGAACCGGTGCTGCCCGTCCGTGTGGCGACGCCAACCGTGCTGTTACAGGGCCCCGTGCCGAGCCCACTGCTACAACGTGGACCGCTATCTCAACTGTAAGTAGTGATGACCTTGACGGTCAGTTCCGGCACCAAATTATTAATCATCCTTCCCGTCCAAATTGATAGATTGTCGCCGACCGATGCGTAGTCCCATGCTGAGCAACTACTGCTGCGGACCTTGCTGACGGCGGGGAGGGATGACGAAATGGTGCGCGGTGCTTGAAGTTTGCTGGAAgctaaattttttatgttagtGTAGAATAAATGACTGTTTTCTGGTTCAAAATCTGCTCTGCGGTGAGTTTTGGTGTGTATTTTCCTATTGATGATGAAGCGAGTTTGGGCTAATTGTATCTGCGGCGTTATTGATTAATGATCCCACTTTATGTTAAATCATCGTACTACTAAAAGTAGCATAATTAGATTAGCAAAACAGTTggggtcatccataaaccacgtggacatttttgGGGGATGGGGGTTAGACGATCATCgaatgtccggatttcgaatcagcttttatcagtgtctggGATATGAAGcacaaaaattcattttaatttaaaaattctgttgaaaaatgattttaaaagccatattttgcatgcatttttttgattgacaCAGCATCCCaatcaggcccgtagccagggagGTGGGCTTCgcgctagattttgaaaagtaggCGGTGTACCGTGCGGTGGTGCTGGTGGGGTTGCTCGTGATGACGTGGCAACTGGTTGCGGTACTTAcctactatttaaaaaaaaacagctaacACCTTTTATTTGCGTATAAGAAAGCTAGAATCGGGTGAAATGGCGGGGAGtgtgattttttgccttcctcaccttaaatactgaggaaaggctataaaatcgctcgaaaaacgaaattcttaatttaacctcctagacccaccttcatgtatactagggtgtttcatccaaacaaaaaaatttcagaatcaggcaaaccgaggttcacctagtagaggatacccatagggattCTCatgcctgtccccagcggttcaaagtttacatgtaaattactatgggatttttatgcttttcgttcaatcgttcctacaggtctggggacaacatggattcactcggaataaaaacaggtgtgtaggggatggtccaatgaacaaattccagaaagaattagggttgtccattctgtccccaaggtgcgcattggatcgacgtccggtttctccagaatcaacgattcacccttcaaatgtacgcattgtccttagtatgctatgacggctagctgaaaattacgactccccatgtcagacggtgaacacgtggggaagcaccgattgcattattattacaaaatcatcatgttacgtcatttggaatagttcaaattgttacaggaaCATCTAACAgtataattttattactttaaagtatgtttttgagccaaaacttgagttaatactctgccacgtgttcaccgtctgacatggggcgtcgtaattttcagctagccgtcatagcatactaaggacaatgcgtacatttgaagggtgaatcgttgattctggagacaccggacgacatttatgaactttttggaggccgaatctcagatatgttgacaaaaacgttgtccggatctatcatacgacctgtcgttggataggtaatcaaaaaaccttttcaacgagttctaaatattgaagatctgacgaccctatcaaaagttgtaagcacagaacgcataattgtcccatgtaattttttgacgttttttgactttttaacattttaaagtttagtttGTCCTAGACTTtaagaaaaatacataaaatctggtactttgttcgaaaactcattaaaaactgtaacttgagtaacggaaaatggcagagttttaaaaacttttttcaagaatttggtccatcccatcgcAAGAGATCGTAAATTAACTCGGTGATTCAAGAAAAACGCTAACAAAGTTTGgaagttcgctttgcgcatggcaatttttgatcttaaattgtctcttattcattttaataatgAAATATGCTCATGAAACCAGAGAGAAGTGAAATACAAATACTCTTTGTGAAACTTTCAAGAGCGATTGATAATCacattttaaatggatttattaaattttctgtaatatgaaaatttgtgatGCTCTACATGCATATAATCCCTTAATCCATAAagctcttctttttttcttaccTTTAATGCACTTTTTGCAACTCCGTCatgaaactatttatttttgatGTCCTTATGAAGCGAAGAAAATAATTATGTCGTATCTATGTCAACCAACCGTTTTGATCATGTTTGAAACCCTCAAAGGGAA from Culex quinquefasciatus strain JHB chromosome 3, VPISU_Cqui_1.0_pri_paternal, whole genome shotgun sequence includes:
- the LOC119769205 gene encoding uncharacterized protein LOC119769205, which codes for LQNLYATKPAARNRPKTENFKSYESLGKINQPIWREQLPTERGLGPIADECPKESTYKNPEYFSYHNYTFYNLAMAMQCMYQPQPNALEDRNLAEQTTKSCYVVEVKPWDDGTRKKNPPPSCVEEDCKEDSKEGKEDGEARDEKSVCQEAKIEERPNCGSDKNETKN
- the LOC6040999 gene encoding male-specific sperm protein Mst84Dd isoform X2, which produces MCDPCCSPCGPCGPVCGPCGPCGPACGPCGPCGPCAYPLRRIRSAIRNPTPRPKIPKTNWYCTPPNRCCPSVWRRQPCCYRAPCRAHCYNVDRYLNYCRRPMRSPMLSNYCCGPC
- the LOC6040999 gene encoding keratin-associated protein 16-1 isoform X1; the encoded protein is MCDPCCSPCGPCGPVCGPCGPCGPACGPCGPCGPCNYSAGQLACMPQCPTGGPAPTCGPRFVTVQQPPRLVAQKKVINCSRTVIDKHVLPQTKAIVEPKLIYQPKTIIEPCVIFKRRIVPEPKVIYYSRVVPDPKVVCSQRVIVEPKEYCTTMVCQPKPQIVPVPPAKEYCCMSSGTTFFNNPCCPPTPGPICPPKAC